The region CAATGCAGCAAACCGTGCATGCCGAGCAGAGCGCTATCAGCCACGCCTGGCTGCGCGGTGAAAAAGCGCTCTCTTCCATCACCGTCAACTACACGCCGTGCGGCCACTGCCGCCAGTTTATGAATGAACTGAACAGCGGTCTGAATCTGCGCATTAACCTGCCGGGTCGCGCGCCGCATACGCTGGGCGATTACCTGCCGGACGCGTTTGGTCCAAAAGATCTCGACATCAAAACGTTGTTAATGGATCAACAGGATCACGGTTTTTCACTGCGCGGAGATGACGTCGCGCAGGCAGCTATTCACGCGGCCAATAAAAGCCACTCGCCCTACACGACTTCGCCGTCAGGCGTGGCAATTCTTTGTCGCGACGGGCGCATCTTCAGCGGTAGCTACGCGGAAAACGCCGCCTTCAACCCAACGCTGCCGCCATTGCAGGGTGCGCTGAATCTGCTTAGCCTCAG is a window of Enterobacter sp. R4-368 DNA encoding:
- the cdd gene encoding cytidine deaminase — protein: MHSRFHTAFSGLAENLQTALAPLLADEHFPAMLSAEQVATLQSATGLDEDALAFALLPLAAACARTDLSHFNVGAIARGVSGTWYFGANMEFSGATMQQTVHAEQSAISHAWLRGEKALSSITVNYTPCGHCRQFMNELNSGLNLRINLPGRAPHTLGDYLPDAFGPKDLDIKTLLMDQQDHGFSLRGDDVAQAAIHAANKSHSPYTTSPSGVAILCRDGRIFSGSYAENAAFNPTLPPLQGALNLLSLSGFDYADIQRAVLAERADAPLTQWDATAATLRALGCEKVERVLLSK